In Cervus elaphus chromosome 5, mCerEla1.1, whole genome shotgun sequence, the following proteins share a genomic window:
- the CUX2 gene encoding homeobox protein cut-like 2 isoform X2, with amino-acid sequence MAANVGSMFQYWKRFDLRRLQKELNSVASELSARQEESEHSHKHLIELRREFKKNVPEEIREMVAPVLKSFQAEVVALSKRSQEAEAAFLSVYKQLIEAPDPVPVFEVARSPDDRLQPPSFDPSGPLRRELHASWKRHPELVGTKEQREGTSPAGPTLTEASRLPGIPSKALLTETLLQRNEAEKQKGLQEVQITLAARLGEAEEKIKVLHSALKATQTELLELRRKYDEEAASKADEVGLIMTNLEKANQRAEAAQREVESLREQLASVNSSIRLACCSPQGPSGDKVNFALCSGPRLEAALASKDREILRLLKDVQHLQSSLQELEETSAHQIADLERQLTAKSEAIEKLEEKLQAQSDYEEIKTELSILKAMKLASNTCSLPQSMAKPEDSLLLAKEAFFPAQKFLLEKPGLLASPEEDPSEDDSIKDSLGTEQSYPSPPQLPPPPGPEDPLSPSPGQPLLGPSLGPDGPRTFSLSPFPSLASAERLTGETLLSKHMMPPTAFKGEAGGLLVFPPAFYGAKPPTAPATPAPGPEPPGGPEPAEGGGGSVGTAGAGTEEEQLDTAEIAFQVKEQLLKHNIGQRVFGHYVLGLSQGSVSEILARPKPWRKLTVKGKEPFIKMKQFLSDEQNVLALRTIQVRQRGSITPRIRTPETGSDDAIKSILEQAKKEIESQKGGEPKNSAAPLSITNGTAAASTTSEDAIKNILEQARREMQAQQQALLEMEAGARGRSVPPSPPERPSLAAVSQNGAPTPVKQEDSGVSGGTSSSGTQTSLTVLSPAAFVQSIIRKVKSEIGDAGYFDHHWASDRGLLSRPYASVSPSLSSSSSYSGQPNGRAWPRGDEAPAVPEDEAAGSEDEPPRVGELKAEGGPEGGGGGRLAYYPAYVPRTLKPTVPPLTPEQYELYMYREVDTLELTRQVKEKLAKNGICQRIFGEKVLGLSQGSVSDMLSRPKPWSKLTQKGREPFIRMQLWLSDQLGQAVGQQPSASQVSPTEPRSSPSPPPSPMEPPEKSSQEPLSLTLESSKENQQPEGRSSSSLSGKIYSGSQTTGGIQEIVAMSPELDTYSITKRVKEVLTDNNLGQRLFGESILGLTQGSVSDLLSRPKPWHKLSLKGREPFVRMQLWLNDPHNVEKLRDMKKLEKKAYLKRRYGLISAGSDSESPATRSECPSPCLQPQDLSLLQIKKPRVVLAPEEKEALRKAYQLEPYPSQQTIELLSFQLNLKTNTVINWFHNYRSRMRREMLVEGTQEEPDLDPSGGPGILPPGHSHPDPTPQSPDSEAEDQKPTVKELKLQEGPEESVTHLTSQEKTPVRIKQEQTEEAEEQAGSQDSKEPDKGQGSPREVHPDPLGDDGFPKAAPGLLLPGGTTPACPLLHPLPESEGGERLHPDPLSFKSASESSRCSLEVSLNSPSAASSPGLMMSVSPVPSSSAPISPSPPSTLPAKVLSASPTADTTGALHPSTKVNPNLQRRHEKMANLNSIIYRLERAANREEALEWEF; translated from the exons ACCCTGTGCCTGTGTTTGAGGTGGCACGCAGCCCAGACGACAGACTGCAGCCCCCGAGCTTCGACCCCAGTGGGCCCCTGCGGCGAGAGCTCCACGCTTCGTGGAAGAGACACCCTGAGCTCGTCGGCACCAAAG AGCAGAGAGAGGGGACGTCACCAGCTGGGCCCACGCTGACTGAGGCGAGCCGCCTCCCAGGCATTCCCAGCAAAGCCCTCCTGACAGAAACTTTGCTGCAGAGAAATGAGGCAGAGAAACAAAA GGGCCTTCAAGAAGTACAGATCACTTTGGCAGCCAGACTGGGGGAAGCCGAGGAGAAGATCAAGGTCCTACATTCAG CGTTAAAGGCCACGCAGACAGAGCTGTTGGAACTGCGGCGGAAGTACGACGAGGAGGCGGCGTCCAA GGCAGATGAAGTCGGCCTGATCATGACCAACCTGGAGAAAGCTAATCAG cgAGCCGAGGCTGCCCAACGGGAGGTGGAAAGTCTTCGGGAACAACTCGCCTCCGTCAACAGCTCCATCCGCCTGGCCTGCTGCTCTCCTCAGGGACCCAGTGGG GATAAGGTGAACTTCGCGCTGTGCTCGGGCCCTCGGCTGGAGGCTGCCCTGGCCTCCAAGGACCGGGAGATCCTGCGGCTGCTGAAGGATGTGCAGCATCTCCAGAGCTCCCtgcaggagctggaggagaccTCCGCCCACCAGATCGCAGACCTGGAGCGGCAGCTCACCGCCAAGTCCGAGGCCATCGAG AAGCTAGAAGAGAAGCTCCAGGCACAGTCTGActatgaagaaattaaaacagagcTGAG CATCCTGAAAGCCATGAAGCTGGCCTCCAACACCTGCAGCCTCCCCCAG AGCATGGCCAAGCCCGAAGACTCACTGCTCCTGGCAAAGGAGGCCTTCTTCCCTGCGCAGAAATTCCTTCTGGAAAAGCCCGGTCTTTTGGCCAGCCCTG AGGAGGACCCTTCGGAGGATGATTCCATCAAGGACTCTCTGGGCACGGAGCAGTCCTACCCGTCCCCTCCACAgctcccaccaccaccagggcCTGAAGACCCCCTGTcccccagcccagggcagccCTTGCTGGGCCCCAGCCTGGGTCCCGATGGCCCTCGGACTTTCTCGCTGTCCCCCTTCCCCAGCCTGGCTTCAGCAGAGAGACTGACAGGGGAGACACTGCTGTCCAAGCACATGATGCCCCCGACTGCCTTCAAGGGGGAAGCGGGAGGCCTGCTAGTGTTCCCCCCAGCTTTCTATGGCGCCAAGCCCCCCACGGCCCCTGctaccccagcccctggccctgaGCCGCCCGGGGGTCCTGAGCCAGCagaggggggcgggggcagcgTGGGCACGGCAGGGGCTGGAACAGAGGAGGAGCAGCTGGACACGGCGGAGATCGCCTTCCAGGTGAAGGAGCAGCTGCTCAAACACAACATCGGGCAGCGGGTGTTCGGCCACTACGTGCTGGGGCTGTCCCAGGGCTCGGTCAGCGAGATCCTGGCCCGGCCCAAGCCCTGGCGCAAGCTTACGGTGAAGGGCAAGGAGCCCTTCATCAAGATGAAGCAGTTCCTGTCGGACGAGCAGAACGTGCTGGCCCTGAGGACCATCCAGGTGCGGCAGCGAG GCAGTATCACCCCAAGAATCCGCACGCCAGAGACCGGCTCGGATGACGCCATCAAGAGCATCCTAGAGCAGGCCAAGAAGGAGATCGAGTCACAGAAGGGGG GGGAGCCCAAGAACTCAGCAGCCCCACTGAGCATCACCAACGGCACAGCCGCCGCCAGTACCACCTCAGAAGACGCCATCAAGAACATTCTGGAGCAAGCACGCCGCGAGATGCAAGCGCAGCAGCAGGCCCTGCTGGAGATGGAGGCCGGCGCCCGGGGCCGCTCGGTGCCTCCCTCGCCCCCAGAGCGACCCTCACTGGCGGCCGTAAGCCAGAACGGGGCCCCGACGCCCGTCAAACAGGAGGACAGCGGTGTCAGCGGGGGGACCAGCAGCAGCGGCACGCAGACCTCCCTCACGGTCCTGTCCCCCGCCGCCTTCGTGCAGAGCATCATCCGGAAGGTCAAGTCGGAGATCGGCGACGCCGGCTATTTCGACCACCACTGGGCCTCGGACCGCGGCCTGCTCAGCCGCCCCTACGCCTCTGTCTCGCCctcactctcctcctcctccagctacTCCGGCCAGCCCAATGGGCGGGCCTGGCCTCGTGGGGACGAGGCCCCTGCAGTCCCCGAGGACGAAGCGGCCGGGAGCGAGGACGAGCCCCCCAGGGTGGGCGAGCTCAAGGCGGAGGGGGGCCCTGAAGGGGGCGGCGGTGGGCGGCTGGCCTACTACCCAGCCTACGTGCCCCGCACGCTGAAGCCCACCGTGCCGCCCCTGACCCCCGAGCAATACGAGCTGTACATGTACCGCGAGGTGGACACCCTGGAGCTGACACGCCAGGTCAAGGAGAAGCTGGCCAAGAATGGAATCTGCCAGAGGATCTTCGGGGAGAAG GTGCTGGGCCTGTCACAGGGCAGTGTGAGCGACATGCTGTCCCGGCCGAAGCCGTGGAGCAAGCTGACGCAGAAGGGGCGGGAGCCCTTTATCCGCATGCAGCTGTGGCTCTCGGACCAGCTTGGCCAGGCCGTGGGCCAGCAGCCCAGCGCCTCCCAGG TCAGTCCCACTGAACCAAGATCCTCGCCATCCCCACCCCCTAGTCCCatggagccaccagagaagagcTCCCAGGAGCCCCTGAGTCTGACACTGGAGAGCAGCAAGGAGAACCAGCAGCCAGAGGGACGCTCCAGCTCATCACTGAGTGGGAAGATTTACTCGGGCAGCCAGACCACAGGGGGCATCCAGGAGATTGTGGCCATGTCCCCCGAGCTGGACACGTACTCCATCACCAAGAGGGTCAAAGAGGTCCTCACAGACAACAACCTAG GGCAGCGGCTCTTCGGGGAGAGCATCCTAGGGCTGACCCAGGGCTCCGTGTCTGACCTGCTCTCCCGCCCCAAACCCTGGCACAAGCTGAGCCTGAAGGGCCGGGAGCCCTTTGTGCGCATGCAGCTGTGGCTCAACGACCCCCACAACGTGGAGAAGCTGAGAGACATGAAGAAGCTGGAGAAGAAAG cctACCTGAAGCGCAGGTACGGCCTCATCAGcgctggctcagacagtgagtCTCCAGCCACCCGCTCCGAgtgccccagcccctgcctgcagCCCCAAGACCTGAGCCTCCTGCAGATCAAGAAGCCCCGAGTGGTGCTGGCCCCCGAAGAGAAGGAGGCGCTGAGGAAGGCCTACCAGCTGGAGCCCTACCCCTCCCAGCAGACCATTGAGCTCCTATCCTTCCAGCTCAACCTCAAGACCAACACCGTCATCAACTGGTTCCACAACTACAG GTCCCGGATGCGCCGGGAGATGTTGGTGGAGGGGACCCAAGAGGAACCAGACCTCGACCCCAGTGGGGGTCCTGGCATCCTACCGCCAGGCCACTCCCACCCAGACCCCACCCCACAGAGCCCCGACTCGGAGGCTGAGGACCAGAAGCCTACGGTGAAGGAACTAAAGCTTCAGGAGGGTCCCGAGGAGAGCGTCACCCACCTGACCTCCCAGGAGAAGACTCCAGTGAGGATTAAGCAGGAACAGACTGAGGAGGCCGAGGAACAAGCCGGCAGCCAGGACTCAAAGGAGCCGGACAAAGGCCAAGGCTCCCCCCGAGAGGTGCATCCTGACCCTCTGGGTGACGACGGATTCCCCAAAGCAGCCCCAGGGCTCCTCCTCCCAGGCGGGAccaccccagcctgccccttgctacACCCCCTCCCGGAGAGTGAGGGCGGGGAGCGGCTACACCCGGACCCCCTAAGCTTTAAGTCCGCCTCAGAGTCCTCCCGCTGCAGCCTGGAGGTGTCGCTGAACTCGCCCTCGGCCGCCTCCTCGCCGGGCCTCATGATGTCCGTGTCGCCTGTCCCTTCCTCCTCAGcccccatctccccatccccacccagcaCCCTGCCTGCCAAGGTGCTGAGTGCCAGCCCCACCGCCGACACAACCGGGGCCTTGCACCCCAGCACCAAGGTGAACCCCAACTTGCAGCGGCGGCACGAGAAGATGGCCaacttgaacagcatcatctaCCGGCTGGAGAGGGCTGCCAATCGGGAGGAGGCCCTGGAGTGGGAGTTCTGA